The Liquorilactobacillus nagelii DSM 13675 DNA window ACAGCACTTAAGCAAAAAATTCGTCAGTTGCATCAATTGTTAGCCAACTATGATGAATAATAAGATTATTAACTTTCACAATATAAACTAACAGATTTATCCTAAAAAAGAGTGAGTACGCAAAAAATGCAAACTCACTCTTTTTCTTTTACTTAAGATTAACGCTCAAAACAGTTGTTTGATAATTTATAAATCAATCATGATTTAAATTTGTTACAATAGGACCAAGATATGAATTAGGAAAGGGTGATCTTTTGGGAGCATGGGAAAAATTTCTAAATAATGTGCGGCTACGGCGAGTTGTCGTTTTACTGGTAGTAATATTGGTTCTATACTTAATGCGCAGCCTTTTAAGTTTGATTTTGTTGACATTTATCTTTACTTTTTTAGTGCTGAAATTTGCCGGCTTTTTAAAGCGGAGAGCTCATCTACCAACGGTAACAGGCGTAATTATAATTTACTTGGCCGTTGTAACAGCTCTCTACTTAGCAATAACAATCTATTTTCCAATGATTTTCAAACAAACGGAAGCAATGATCAAATATTTGATTGAATTTTACCAAAAGCCTTCTGTAGATGCTAATGGCTTTTTTAAAATGATCGGTAATTACATTAGTACATCAGACATTGCAGCTCAAATGAAAAATGGGGTTACACTGGTTTTTAAGTATGTAACGACAGTTGGAACAATGGGGGTAACTTTCATTTTGTCATTGTTTCTTAGTTTTTTCTTTACGATTGAGAACCGTCAAATGGCAAGTTTTTCTCGCAGCTTTTTGAGTGGACCGTATGCGTGGTTTTTTCAAGATATTTATTACTTTGCCGAAAAATTTGTTAATACATTTGGAGTTGTTATTGAAACGCAATTTATTATTGCGATTGTTAACACAGTGATTACAACAATTTGTTTAGCGGTTATGCAGATGCCGCAATTGTTTAGTTTATCATTGCTAATTTTTCTGATGAGTTTGATACCAGTAGCTGGGGTAATAATTTCAGCTATCCCGATGAGCGTAATTGGGTATTCAGTTGGCGGGGTTAGGTATGTTTTCTACATTATTATTATGTTACTGGTTGTTCACACATTAGAATCATATGTATTGAATCCAAAACTAATGTCTAATAAGACGGAACTACCGATTTTTTACACTTTTGTAGTATTATTTGTGGCAGAACATTTATTTGGCATGTGGGGACTAATTGTTGGAATTCCAATTTTTACTTTTTTACTGGATATTTTAGGAGTTAAGCCAATTCGTCCAACGAAAGCATACTTGAGGCGATTGAGAAATCACAAAAAGCCTAAGGAGGAAAAATAAAGTGAAAGTAACTGAATTTGTTGAACGCTATGCAGTTGATCGGCGTAATACTGATAGTGTTAAATGGGATTGTCTAGAAAGTGAATTTGGTAGTTCTGATTTATTACCACTATGGGTGGCTGATACGGAGTTTAAAGTTCCTAATGCAGTAACTGAAGCCTTGCAAGCACGTATTTCTCATGGTGCCTATGGCTATTCGCGAGTAGTCAGTGGCTACCAACAAGCATATATTAATTGGCAGCAGCAACGTTACCAGACAGAAATTCATCCAGATTGGATGCGTTTTGGTACTGGAGTAGTTCAATCCCTCAGTACATTGATTAATGTTTTAACTGAGCCCCAAGAAGCAGTAATGGTACTTCAACCAGTTTACTATCCCTTTATGCATGTGATTGAAAATAATCAGCGCAAATTAGTTGTTTCAGAATTAAAGCGCGCTGATCATCATTATGAAATGAATTTTACCGATATTGAGGCCAAAATCAAACAACAAAATGTTAAATTATTAATTAATTGTTCACCACATAATCCGGTGGGAAGAGTTTGGACCGAAAAAGAATTGACCAAGCTGTTAGAAATTTGTCGTGAAAATGAAGTTTTGTTCATTTCAGATGAAATTCATCATGATTTGATTATCGGTGAGCGACCATTTATTTCGGCCTTATCAATAGCTGATGGTCTTTATCGCGATAATATGGTAATGGTTGATTCAGCTTCAAAAACATTTAATTTAGCAGCTTTGCAAAACAATCATTTGGTTATTCCGAATCCACAGTTGCGGACGCGCTATGATAACTATGTTCAACGATTAAAGTCTCCAGCTGGTAGTTTGCTGGGACAAGTCGCAGCAAAGGCGGCATATGAAGAAGGTGCAGAATGGTTGGCCGGGATGCTAGGGCTTATTAAGCAGAACTTTTCGTACCTGAAACAGCATTTGGAGGCTGCTTCGTCAGCAATTGAAGTTTTTGACTTAGAGGGAACCTATTTGGCCTGGGTTGATCTTAGTCAAGTTATTCCACCAAATGAATTGGAAAGAGTTATGAAAAAGGATGCTAAATTAGCCTTGGATTTTGGTAAATGGTTTGGTGAAGGTGGAACTGGTTTTGTCAGAATTAACTTAGCAACAACTCCTGCCAATATTGAATTAGCTGTTAAACGTCTTTTATCAGTTATAAAATAATAAGGATTTTTTTCACATGTTGCATGCGGTTGGTACTATCAATTTTCAGAAATTCATTGTAAAATATGAGATGTAAACAAATAAATAATGAAAGAGGTTTTCGCTAGCTATGACAAAATTAGTATTTATTCGTCACGGACAAAGTGAATGGAACTTGGAGAACCTTTTCACTGGTTGGGTCGACGTTGATCTAAGTGAAAAAGGCGTAGAAGAAGCTAAGGAAGCAGGCCGTAAAATTAAAGAAGCAGGTCTGCAATTTGATCAGGCTTATACATCAGTATTAACTCGCGCTATTAAAACTTTACATTATGCATTGGAAGAATCTGGCCAGCTTTGGATTCCTGAAACCAAAACATGGCGTTTGAACGAACGTCACTACGGCGCATTGCAGGGTAAAAACAAAGCCAAAGCAGCAGAAAAATACGGTGACGAACAGGTTCATATCTGGCGTCGTTCATATGACGTTTTACCTCCATTATTGAGTGCTGACGATGAAGGTTCAGCAGCACAAGATCGTCGTTATGCTGACCTTGATCCACGTGCAATTCCTGGTGGCGAAAACTTGAAAGTTACTTTGGAACGTGTTATCCCATTCTGGGAAGACGAGATTGCTCCTAAATTATTAGACGGCAAGAACGTTATTATCGCAGCACATGGTAACTCATTACGTGCTTTGACCAAGTACATTGAAGGCATTTCTGATGCAGACATTATGGGTGTTGAAATGGCTACTGGTCAGCCAGTTGTTTACGATTTGGATGAAAAATTAAACATCGTTAACAAAACAAAGCTTTAATCAAAGCTGATATAACAGCAAATAGCCTCGGCTTCTTTGAAGGAAACCGGGGCTATTTTTGTACGCTGTGATTGGTGCTAGGATGACTTTTTGTTACTTACTGTAATTTTAAAATGGCAATTGTTGGCAAATGAAAAAATTTAGTTGGCATTTTTTGGACGAGATCTCCAAAGTTTAGTGAAACAGAAAATGAGTTAAAAAAAGTACCCTAATAACCCAAGGTACCCGAAAAATGAGCGTCCTTTATTTTCCGCTATATTTGGTGAAACTTTATATAAAACGCTGGAAAATATAGATAGCTTGTATAAATTAATAAAAAATTTACTTAAAATGAAAGATTCTTTTACGGGAAACGTGAACTTTCATTTATACAAATTTATTGACGCTCATCAATTGCCTACTAATTTTAAAAATTTATGTCATAGTTACTTATCTTTGGAGGCAAAATTAGTTGTATAATCAATAATTAATAAGTTTACCAGAAAATTAATTGAAAGGAATTGATTTTAAAATGAAGATTCAAGAAGGATATATGCCATTTCATCAATATCAGACTTATTTTCGGATTGTTGGAGAAGCTAATCAGGATAAAGCACCATTGTTATTGATACACGGTGGTCCGGGTTCTTCCCATAATTATTTTGAATTAATCGATGATTATGCCAAAACAGGTCGGCAATTAATTATGTATGACCAAATAGGCTGTGGTAAATCATCAATTCCAGAAGATGAATCAATTTATGTCAAAGAAACTTGGGCCCATGAATTAATTGCTTTACGCAAGTATTTGCATCTAGATGAAGTTCATTTATTAGGCCAATCCTGGGGTGGTATGTTGGAAATGTATTATTTAACCAATTATGCTCCCCAAGGAATTAAGAGTGTGATGATCAATGGTTCTCCAGCTTCAATTAAGCTCTGGGTCAAAGAACAGCACCGTTTACTTAAATATTTAAGTTATGAAGATCGCCAGGCAATTGCCGAAGCTGAAAGAACTGGAGACTTTACGGGACCTAAATATTTAGCAGCTAATGACCGTTATATGGAACGTTACTGCTGGGATGATCCTGATGAAAATTCACCGGAGCCTTTAAGAAGACCAACAAATGGGAAAAAAGCTAGTTTAATCGCTGAAGGACCAAACGAATTTACGGAAAATGGAACGATTAGTGATTTTGATGTGACAGAACAACTTAAAAATATTCAGGTACCAGTATTGGTTACGAATGGCACAGATGATTTGTGCACACCTTTGATTGCAAAATTGGTCTATGATCATATTCCAGGAGCCAAATGGCATTTATTTGCTAACAGTCGCCACTTAGCATTACTTGATCAACATGATGAGTTTATTCAGGTCTTAGATCAGTGGTTAAAAGCCAATGATTAGCAGGTAATTTTAATATCATTTTGATTGAGGAGGGGTATGCAAAATAGATTTTGAATTAGAAAATTGTGTTTATTGAAAATAACAAAAAAATTAATCAAGGAGACGATATTATGCCACTAGTACGTTTTGATTTGCAAAAAGGTCGTTCACCAGAACAAATAAAACGAATTTTAGATGTAACCCATACAGTAGTTGTGGATGTTTTCAAGGTTCCTCAAAGAGACCGATATCAGATTGTAACCCAACATGAACCTTATGAGATGGTTATCCAAGATACAGGTCTAGGATTTGAAAGATCTGAAAAAGTTGTCGTTATTTCGATAACGAGTAGTCCACGAAAAAAGGAAGATATAATTAAATTCTATAAAACCTTGGCTGAACGATTAGCGGCTAATCAATTGGTAGATCCGAAAGATTTAATGGTCAATATGGTTTTAAACACCAAGGAAAATTGGAGTTTTGGTTATGGAAAGGCTCAATTTTTAACAGGTGAACTGTAAAATTAAAATTGCATTGAACATTTGCAAGTATTGAAAATGGAAAGTTTGGGATGAAAATTCTCGGATTTGTAGTATCTATGATTATCTGTTTTACGAGGTTATTTTCGCTAACTAATCACCATTTGTCTCACTTTTTAAATTATGATTTTGGATCAATAATATATTCTTGCCAAGTGTGGTCAGAAATAAGTTTATATGAGGAATATATATTTTCCTGGGTATCATATTTTAATAGTGGAATAACATGACTCTGATCAGTATGACCATCAATAAAAAAATGACTTTCTCTATCCCAGAATATTTTTCCCAGATAGTTAGCATTTTGGGCAACTTCATCAGAGTAGACATGACCGGAAATAATTGTTTTTAAAAATTTTCCAGTTGTCGGTGGGTATTTATTAGTAAATGTTTCTGAGGCGGTTATACTTTCCCAATAGTCACCAGCATTTTCATCGATGCCAGCATGGACAAAAATTTGATTAGCAGTTATATAATAACGTTTGGCTTGATATTTTTGCGTAAACCAATTCAGTAAAGGCCGATTTGTAGGGCTTTGCAATATTTTTTGGCGAATTAAATTGTCCAATTCAAAAGCATCCGACTCTTTCATGACCATTGCTACAAGCTTAGAATAGCTCTTAGTTCCGATAAAACTATTAATTGTTTCAAAAAAATCATTGAAATTAAATTGGGGTTCTTTGTTGAATAGCCAATTGTAAAACCATTCATCGTGATTGCCTAATAAAGTAATAATTTGAGTCGGGTATTTTTTTTCGAGCAACATAACTTCGTTTAAAACTTGAAATGATTTTCGGCCGTTGTCGACATAATCTCCTAGAAAAACTAGTTTATTTTCTTTTGACTTTAAATCAACCCGTTTGAGAGTCTGCATCAATTCGGTATAATGTCCATGAATGTCACTCAGTGCATAGATTTTAGCGATTTTTAGTCAACTCCTTAAGGGAAATATTTAAAAGCTTATGCTCTGATTATACTCTTTTTCTTAATTTAAACTATTGTTAATATCAATAAGTTCAATCAAATTAATTAATACCGTTTTAAATCTAACTGGGATATAATTAAAGTAGCGTTAGATGGGATTGCTTTTATTTGTTAACACTTTCACAACTACTAAAAGTAGTATAAATGGAGGGAAGCTATAATGAAATTTAAAAAGGAATTGGTCAACAATAATTTTTCAGACGTAATTTTTAATCGCCATTCTGTTCGGCTTTTTGATCCCAAAGTAAAGATCTCTCGAGATGAGTTACAGGAAATAATTGCTCAGGCAACAACAGCTCCGTCAGCTTGCAATCTTCAGTCATGGCATTTTGTAATAATTGATACTCCAGAGGCAAAAGAAAAACTAAAAAAATCGGTTTTGAAATTCAACTATCCACAAGTTGATACATCATCAGCGATTATTTTTGTAGTTGGTGATACACAATCGCATACGGTTTATCGAGAGGTTTGGCAAAAGGTTTATGATGACCATAAGATAACTAAGGAAAAACTAGACCAAATTTTTGGCACTTTTTTGCCAATGTATGAAAATGCTACTCCTGAATTTTTACAATTGGATGCAACAGTTGATGGTTCAATTGTCGCAACACAGTTGTTATTATTAGCACGTGCACACGGTTATGATGCCAATGCATTTTCGGGTGTTAATTTTAAAACAATCATTCCAACGCTGGGACTTGATGCTAAACGCTATATTCCAATTATGGGAATTGCTATTGGGAAAGCAGCTGAAAAGCCATTGGAAACTACCAGATATGATTCTAAGACGCAAGTTGATTTTTTGTAGAAATTTAGATAAGAAATTATCTGATAGTTAAATAATGTTTTAATTATGTCTAAAAAAAAAAGGTGCTGTTAGCTTAAGTGTTCTTCAAAAGCTAGACTAAAAAGTCTAACATTTGGGGGACACTATTTTTTAGTTAAGGGAAATTTAATATTCTCTAAATTCTTGATATAATTGGAACATAGAAAAAATTATTTTGAACTCTCTAGTAAGGAAGGCTACCATGAACTTTTATTCTTATAAGTATCTAATTCAACAAAATAATCAGCAGAACTTGTTTTATATTGTCAGTGCAGGAGTTGTTGCGCTGATTGTAATCGTCATGGGGTGGCTCTGGTGGCGACATCGAACCGAGATGAAGTATCGCGATCTTTTTGTCATCATGATGTTATTATTACTGTTGATTATCGGTAGCCAAGTTAATGAGTGGCAAAGTGTGAAAAATGATTTTAACCAGAAATCACAAATTATTCAAATTATGCAGCGAATAGCAAAAGTCAAACATGTCAAGAAAAATCAAGTCTGGTCAAATACGACTGATCTAACGGATGGCATGCTAGTTATGATTAATCATCAGATCTATCGTGTAACTATTAATGATTCAGGCAGTAATTTTTCGTTGATGCAAGTGACGTTAACTAGTAATTCAATCAAATATATAAAAACGGAGAAGTAAAATGTTATCATATACAGATATAACAATTAAATTGGCGATTGGTTTACTGACGATTATTTTACAGATAAATTTATCTGGTAAAAGCAATTTAGCACCAATCAATGCCTTAGATCAAGTGCAAAATTATGTTCTTGGTGGTATCGTTGGTGGAATGATTTACAATGAAAGCATTACGGTATTGCAATATATTTTGGTTCTATTGATTTGGACATTGTTAGTAGCAAGCTTAAGGTTTACAACTAAGCATAATAAGTATATTAAATGGTTGATAGACGGTAAACCGCAGACACTCATTAAAAATGGTCGTTTGATTGTTGCAACTGCTTTGAAAAATGGTATGAGTGCGAATGATTTAACTTTTCGGTTGCGAACAGAAGGAATTTCAGATATTAAAAAAGTCAAATTAGCAGTTCTTGAACAAAATGGTCAATTAACAATTACGCAATATGGTGATGATTCGATTAAGTATCCTTTGATTGTTGACGGACAATTAAATGAATTAATGCTTGAAAATACTGGTCATGATTTGAAATGGCTGGAAGGACAATTAGAAAAGCAAAAGTTACAAATCAAGGATATCTATTTGGCAACTTATGTAGATCAACAGTTGAATATTTTTAGTTATGCTGATGTGGAGCATTAAATTGAAACCCAATAAAAAATAAATTGATCAAAAAATACTACTTTCCAAGATAGTATTTTTTTTTTTGCAAACTATTATTATTTGATTGCCATAACGCCGAGATTATTTATTGTCTTGAAGAGTAATTAGAAATAATACTGGCAAACTAAAAAGCAACTTGCAACTGAAACAAGGCAACGTTCAAATCCTAAAATCAGATGAACAATATTATTAGCAGTTTGCCTAATTGAATGATCAGCTTTCTAGGGATTATAGCTAGTAAAATATACCATGATAAATGAATTTTATTGCAATTAGATTTCGAAAGAACAAAAACTTTTTAGTGAAAGCTAACCTTTTGTTAATAATTAACTATACATTTAGAGTGTATAATTATTACTAAGCTTGTAGAAAGAAGTTGGAATAAATGGATAAAAAAACGGCCGTCAAAATTAAACTCAGCGGCCTAGTTTTGATGATTTTTTCATCAATTTTTGGTTTTAGTAATTCGCTAACTGCATTTTATCAAATGGGATATTCGAGTATTATTTGGTATGTTATTACCGCTCTGCTATTCTTCGTACCTTCTGCTTTGATGTTTGCTGAGTATGGGGCGTCTTTTAAGGCTGCTAAAGGAGGAATTTTTTCTTGGTTACGTGGCTCGATTGGTGAAAAGCCCGCTTTTATTGGAACTTTTATTTGGCTAGCAGCATGGGTGGTTTGGTTAGTATCCTCCACTCAATTTCTCTTGGTTTCAGTTTCGACGATGATTTCAGGTCACGATAAAACTCAAACTTGGCATTTATTTGGTTTAAATTCAGACCAGACGCTTGGTTTGTTGGAAGTTATTTTTCTATGCCTAGTTACGCTAATTGCTTGCCGTGGAATTAAGAACATTGCCAAAATTGCTTCATTTTGTGGGGTTTTTACTTTGGGAATTTCGGTTGTTTTTATTGGCTGCAGTTTATTAATTTGGTTGTTAAATCACGGTGCTTTGGCAGAACCGTTAACTAAAACTAGTTTAATCAAATCACCGAATGCTAGCTTTGTTTCGCCAATTGCCATTGTTTCGTTTATTATCTACTCACTTTTCGCTTATGGCGGTTTAGAGACAATGGCAGGGGTGATTGATTCAGTCGATCGCCCAGAAAAAACTTTTCCTCGTGCATTGATCGTTGCGATGCTACTAATGACAGTCATTTATGTTTTGGCAATCTTTCTGTGCGGTGTTAGCACAAACTGGCAAGAAATTTTGGGCAAAAAGAATGTTAATTTGGCCAATGTTGAATATGTATTGATTAATAATATGGGATTGACAGTTGGAGCCAAACTGGGTTTAAGTCATGCTACAGCGGTCAGTTTAGGAAAGATATTTTCACAAATTACAGCAATGAGTGATGTTTTTGGCGGGCTAGGTGCTGCTTTTGTCATGACTTATTCACCAATTAAGTCATTTATTGAGGGTTGTGATCCACGCTTGTTGCCGAAAAAACTAACTAAAATGAATCGCTTCAACATGCCAGCTGCAGCTATGTGGACTCAAACAATAATTGTTAGTTTGATTACAATTTTTATTGCGTTAGGTGGGAGTGCGGCTAATGAATTTTACACGGTTTTAACTGATATGATGAACGTATCATCTTCAGCGCCGTATCTTTTCTTAGTTGGAGCTTTCCCGTTTTTCAAAATGAAAAAAGATCTTGATCGGCCGTTTATCTTTTATAAAGACATACGTGGGACCTGGATAGTTACTGGGATTGTTTGGTTAGTAATTGCGATTGGAATAATCTTTACTTGCATTGAACCAGTACTTGATGGGGACTACTTGACAGCCTTTTGGACGGCATTCGGACCGGTCTTTTTTGGAGTAGTTGCTTGGATCTTTTATACGCGAGCAGAGCACAAACATATCTTAGATAATTAAATAGTAATAACTTTTAGGATTGAATTTGGGTTAATTCGTTAAGCTTTGATAAACAACTTTAGTTAATATTAGCTGGTTCACTATTAAAAAATTTCAGCTTAGCTAAAGTAGGTACTTTAACTAAAATTGATTTATGGAAAATAAAAAGTTAGATCGAAATTAAATTTTTGATCTAACTTTTGTTTATATTGTTAATTGTTTTTGAGTCGATGACGGTCTTGATAACTCACACTAGTTGAAAGCTTTCTGATAATCAAGAATATTCCAAATCCGGCTAATCCGCCCAATGTATTTTGGAGTAAGTCATTCAAATCAAATAAACGGTGTTCCAAGTAAAAGTAAGAAAAGATTAGCTGTGAAGTTTCGATTGTTAGTGAGGTAAAAAATGAAATTTTGAGCATTTTTTTCCAAGAAGCCAAATGTGGCCAAAGTAAACTAATGAAAATAGTTAATGGCAGCAACATAATTAAGTTTCCAGCAATTGTATATTGTGAAGCCGCCGTATATATTGTTTTGTACATTTCTAAAGGATGCCATTCAATATTAGTCAGATAACCGAATCCACCCGCTCCTCGAATCAGATGCCAATATGTCCAAGGAGTATAAATGTTAATGCTGGTAGTTAATTGAGCAACACAAAGTAAGTAGAAAACAAATAATCCTTTGATCAAATTGTGCCAAGTAAATTTAGGAAAGCGGGTTTGTGACCAGAAGACAATCAGTCCCATTATGCCTAAGATTCCTAATTTGAAAGGCGTAATTGTAAAAATTGGTAAATATATTTGAGAGTTGATCAGCATATTCCCACCTGCCTTTTTTTATTTATACTTAGTTTAACGATAAGGTTAGGGGAATTTGCTAATAATTGATGAAAGAATTCTGTTTTTTTTAATAAAACTGTTTAAAATTATTAAGAAGATCTAAAGTGAGGAAAACTCAAAAAAGTGCCATATGGTAACTAGTTGAACTTATATTAGTTTACAAGGGGCATCAGGTGGCTGTGCGTAATTAATTCAAAAGCTTAAGTGGAAACGTTCTTGTTGATTGAAAAGAAAAGCTCATTTTTCTTAACTTGAAAAATGGACTTTTTGCCAACAAATACAATCGTAAATTTAATTAAAATTAGGTAGATGGATGTTAACAATAACGCTGCGATAAATTTTTAGTTTGATTTATGATAACTTTCCGACTTTAGCTGAGATTGGTTAGAAGTCACAACATGGCATCACTGATTTTGAACTAAAACTTGGGTTTGTATTTGTAAAATTTTTTTCAACAAATCTTTTTCAGATTGATTATTGGTTTGTTGGATAAACTTTTGCAAAAGCTCAGTATTAATGTGAGCATCAGTGATTGCACCGCACCTATTTTGAACTTTTTCAGCTAAGCGGTGACTTTTTTTAGCCTTTTTTGGCGCAAATTTGATCAAATAAGTAGAGGCATAACGAAGGGTCTTAGCTTTCTTTCGAATTTGGTGAACTGTTTGGTATTCAGAAAAGTTAACAGCTTGATAACTTTTGACCAACTTTTTGGTTTTGCGCTGAAATTCGTGCTTAATTAATTGAGACCAATCAAAATTAGTTGAAAGTTCTAGTTGATTAAGTTGTTTATTAGCAACGGTTAAGTGATCTACCAGTATTTTCCAGTTATCTTCAGCCAACACTTGTCGCATTGCAACTAAACGTTTTGCATTTACTTGGACCAACAAATGAAAATAAGCTGGTGTATCTAACGGATGATTAAAAGCATAATCACTAATTTCACCAAATAAAACATCTAGTTCGCGCAGGGAGTTCAGCATTTTGGCGGCATTGCTGAGATTCTCGTCTAATATTTTAAAGCTAACCGGGTCAAGTTGAGGCTTGAGAAACTTATATAAACTGCGTAAAGAACGAATAGCTACACGTAAATCGTGGTTGCGATTGGGGTCAAAGGGATTATTAGCAAAACGGATTAAATCAGTTTTGATTGCAGTATTTTGCTGCTGTAAAATTTCAAAAATTGATAGCATAGTTCTTGCCTCCTTTCCAAATAAGGCCACAGACATAAAAGGTGCTGAAACAAGCTTCTTTTGCCTATATCATAACATCTAGAAACCAATTAGTAGTTAAATTTGACTAGACAAAACTTATTGTTACTAGCACAGATTACGGAATTTGATGCTAAAATATAATAGGTGATCTTAATTTATCGATAAAAAGATTAATTTTGGAAGGAAATATTATTTTGCGAAATTTAACGAGATGGCAGTCAAATGTAATTTTACTGTTGACTGCCATAATTTGGGGAACCAGTTATATTTTTATTAAGGAAGCCTTGCAGGGAAACTTGCCAGCGGGCCTCTTAAATGCTTTACGTGGTTTAGTTTTTTCAGGCTTAATGTTTTGCTTTTTTTCAAAATCAATTTGTAAAATAAATCGAACGGATTTTAAAATTGGACTTTTTTCTGGATTAATCAACTTTTTAGGATATCAACTGCAAACAAGTGGCTTGAAGTACACAACTCCTAGTAATAGTGCGTTTTTAACGGCAACTTATATTGTTATGATTCCGTTTGTTGTTTGGTTTTTGCTTAAACGAAAACCATTACCGAAGAGTTTTTTAGCAATTGTACTCTGTTTTCTAGGAACAATTGTTTTGACTAATTCATTTAGTAAGGGATTTTCATTACACTATGGCGATGCATTAACTTTAATCG harbors:
- the yjeM gene encoding glutamate/gamma-aminobutyrate family transporter YjeM; the encoded protein is MDKKTAVKIKLSGLVLMIFSSIFGFSNSLTAFYQMGYSSIIWYVITALLFFVPSALMFAEYGASFKAAKGGIFSWLRGSIGEKPAFIGTFIWLAAWVVWLVSSTQFLLVSVSTMISGHDKTQTWHLFGLNSDQTLGLLEVIFLCLVTLIACRGIKNIAKIASFCGVFTLGISVVFIGCSLLIWLLNHGALAEPLTKTSLIKSPNASFVSPIAIVSFIIYSLFAYGGLETMAGVIDSVDRPEKTFPRALIVAMLLMTVIYVLAIFLCGVSTNWQEILGKKNVNLANVEYVLINNMGLTVGAKLGLSHATAVSLGKIFSQITAMSDVFGGLGAAFVMTYSPIKSFIEGCDPRLLPKKLTKMNRFNMPAAAMWTQTIIVSLITIFIALGGSAANEFYTVLTDMMNVSSSAPYLFLVGAFPFFKMKKDLDRPFIFYKDIRGTWIVTGIVWLVIAIGIIFTCIEPVLDGDYLTAFWTAFGPVFFGVVAWIFYTRAEHKHILDN
- a CDS encoding VanZ family protein; the protein is MLINSQIYLPIFTITPFKLGILGIMGLIVFWSQTRFPKFTWHNLIKGLFVFYLLCVAQLTTSINIYTPWTYWHLIRGAGGFGYLTNIEWHPLEMYKTIYTAASQYTIAGNLIMLLPLTIFISLLWPHLASWKKMLKISFFTSLTIETSQLIFSYFYLEHRLFDLNDLLQNTLGGLAGFGIFLIIRKLSTSVSYQDRHRLKNN
- a CDS encoding CHAD domain-containing protein, encoding MLSIFEILQQQNTAIKTDLIRFANNPFDPNRNHDLRVAIRSLRSLYKFLKPQLDPVSFKILDENLSNAAKMLNSLRELDVLFGEISDYAFNHPLDTPAYFHLLVQVNAKRLVAMRQVLAEDNWKILVDHLTVANKQLNQLELSTNFDWSQLIKHEFQRKTKKLVKSYQAVNFSEYQTVHQIRKKAKTLRYASTYLIKFAPKKAKKSHRLAEKVQNRCGAITDAHINTELLQKFIQQTNNQSEKDLLKKILQIQTQVLVQNQ
- a CDS encoding DMT family transporter, with amino-acid sequence MEGNIILRNLTRWQSNVILLLTAIIWGTSYIFIKEALQGNLPAGLLNALRGLVFSGLMFCFFSKSICKINRTDFKIGLFSGLINFLGYQLQTSGLKYTTPSNSAFLTATYIVMIPFVVWFLLKRKPLPKSFLAIVLCFLGTIVLTNSFSKGFSLHYGDALTLIGAFFYALQIVYFSNTAATANPFVIAFMLGLVQLIAGIGWSLSFELHAYAAINWGQALPPVIILGVFASFAAQLLQVIGQRNTDATSAGLILMTESLFGSLFSVVGGFEALTNNLLLGGLLIIVSILIMEINLRKIIFTRRKQFLFKSKQPHAKDKN